In Rosa chinensis cultivar Old Blush chromosome 1, RchiOBHm-V2, whole genome shotgun sequence, a genomic segment contains:
- the LOC112181871 gene encoding dnaJ protein ERDJ2A: MAASEENNALFPIFILTIMALAVVPYTITKLCRAASKETKSIHCKCSDCSRSGKYRRSLFKRISNFSTCSNLTIVLLWVVMVVLVYYIKTQSAENQVFDPFHILGLEPGAPDSEIKKAYRRLSILYHPDKNPDPEANKYFVEKIAKAYQALTDPVSRENYEKYGHPDGRQGFEMGIALPQFLLDTQKNGGILLLGIVGVCILLPLVIAVVYLSRSAKYTGNYVMHQTLYTYYHSMKPSLAPSKVMDVFIKAAEYTEIPVRRTDNDPLQKLFMLVRSELNLDLKNIKQEQAKFWKQYPALVKTELLIQAQLTRETASLSPSLQGDFKHVLELAPRLLEELMKMALVPRNAQGQGWLRPAIGVVELSQCIIQAVPLSARKAIGGSSEGIAPFLQLPHFSEAVVKKIARKKLRVFQELRDVSMQERAELLSQVAGFSAAEVEDVEMVLAAMPSISLDVKCETEGEDGIQEGDIVTVHAWVTLQRDNGLIGALPHAPYFPFRKEENFWFLLADSVSNNVWFWQKVNFMEEAAAITAASKAIEETKEGSGANMKEISAAIKEAVDKVKSGSRLVTGKLPAPAEGNYNLTCYCLCDSWLGCDRRTNLKVKVLKRTRAGTRGGFVAEDGPITEDGIEEEEDVDDEEYDEDYESEYSEDEADEQQDTKQKGPAANGNAHTQGTEGSGSEED, encoded by the exons ATGGCTGCTTCGGAGGAGAATAATGCGTTGTTTCCAATTTTTATCTTGACCATAATGGCACTGGCTGTAGTGCCTTACACGATAACAAAGTTGTGTCGTGCTGCGTCAAAGGAAACAAAGAGCATCCATTGTAAGTGCAGTGACTGCTCCCGTTCAGGAAAGTACCGCAGGTCATTGTTCAAGCGG ATTTCAAACTTCTCAACATGTAGTAACTTGACAATAGTACTGCTTTGGGTTGTCATGGTAGTCCTGGTTTATTACATCAAAACTCAGAGCGCAGAG AATCAAGTTTTCGACCCATTCCATATTCTTGGTCTGGAACCTGGAGCTCCAGATTCTGAAATAAAGAAGGCGTACAGGAGACTTTCTATACTATACCATCCAGATAAAAATCCAGATCCAG AGGCCAACAAGTACTTTGTGGAGAAAATAGCTAAGGCTTATCAGGCTCTGACAGATCCAGTATCTCGTGAAAATTATGAAAAGTATGGCCATCCAGATGGCAGACAG GGGTTTGAAATGGGCATAGCTCTTCCTCAATTCCTACTAGACACCCAAAAAAATGGTGGTATACTCTTGCTTGGGATCGTTGGTGTTTGTATTCTCTTGCCCTTGGTAATTGCTGTTGTATATCTCTCAAGGTCGGCAAAATATACTGGCAACTATGTCATGCACCAGACGTTGTACACTTACTATCACTCTATGAAGCCTTCTCTGGCTCCCAG CAAAGTAATGGACGTCTTCATAAAGGCTGCCGAGTACACTGAAATTCCAGTTCGTAGAACTGACAACGATCCCCTCCAGAAGCTTTTTATGCTAGTTAGGAGTGAACTGAATTTGGACCTTAAGAACATCAAGCAAGAGCAGGCAAAATTTTGGAAGCAGTATCCAGCCCTTGTAAAG ACTGAACTGTTGATTCAAGCGCAGTTAACTCGTGAGACAGCATCTTTATCTCCATCTCTGCAAGGTGATTTTAAACATGTTCTGGAACTTGCTCCTCGCCTCCTTGAAGAATTGATGAAG ATGGCACTGGTTCCACGCAATGCTCAGGGGCAGGGATGGCTGAGGCCTGCAATTGGGGTAGTTGAACTTTCTCAGTGCATAATTCAG GCTGTTCCACTAAGTGCAAGGAAGGCTATTGGAGGATCAAGTGAAGGCATTGCCCCCTTTCTGCAGCTGCCACATTTCAGTGAGGCTGTTGTAAAAAAGATAGCCCGGAAG AAGCTGAGAGTGTTTCAGGAGCTTCGGGATGTGTCTATGCAAGAGCGTGCTGAGTTGCTTTCTCAAGTTGCTGGTTTCTCGGCTGCTGAAGTAGAAGATGTTGAAATGGTTTTAGCAGCAATGCCATCCATATCGCTTGACGTTAAGTGTGAGACTGAAGGTGAAGACGGTATACAAGAGGGTGACATTGTCACTGTTCATGCTTGGGTGACACTACAGCGCGATAACGGCCTGATTGGTGCCCTTCCCCATGCCCCCTACTTCCCGTTTCGCAAGGAGGAAAATTTCTGGTTTTTGCTTGCAGATAGTGTCTCCAATAATGTGTGGTTCTGGCAGAAGGTAAATTTCATGGAGGAAGCTGCAGCAATTACTGCTGCTTCCAAGGCAATTGAGGAGACAAAGGAGGGTTCAGGAGCAAACATGAAGGAGATTAGTGCTGCTATCAAAGAAGCAGTTGACAAGGTGAAGAGTGGATCTAGATTGGTAACGGGCAAGTTACCTGCCCCAGCAGAGGGGAATTACAATTTGACTTGTTACTGTCTGTGCGACTCTTGGCTTGGTTGTGATAGAAGGACAAACTTGAAGGTAAAGGTTTTGAAGCGTACCCGAGCTGGTACACGTGGCGGTTTTGTGGCCGAAGATGGACCGATTACAGAGGACGGgattgaagaggaggaagatgtTGATGACGAGGAATATGatgaggattatgagagtgagTACAGCGAAGATGAGGCAGATGAACAACAGGATACAAAACAGAAAGGCCCTGCTGCAAATGGCAACGCTCATACACAAGGCACAGAAGGTTCAGGTTCAGAGGAGGACTAA